Genomic window (Pseudomonas sp. MM211):
GTTCAGGTTGGATCGCGACCGCAGAGCTGTTCGTTCAAGAACCTGTTCACGATCTTTCTAGGCGACGTTAAAGAGGCTGCTACAAGGCAGAAGCTGACTTTCAGCGACCTCGTGGGAGCGGCTTTAGCCGCGAGCTCTTTATGCCTAGACAGACCAAATCGGGGCTAAAGCCCCTCCCACAAAAGCAGCAGCACCCCATGTCCGCTCCCGCCACTTTGCAGCTAAAACGCTGAAGTCGAGCCGAAAGATCGTGAACAGGCTCTAAGGCGTGAGTTTCTTCAGCGGGTAGATGTCGTAACGGCTGGATTTACCCTCGAGCGCATAACCCGGCTTCGCTCCCTCGATGACCGGCGCCTTGCGTGGCCGCTTGACCACCACACGATGGCTGGCGAGTTTGAGGGCCGCTTCGAGCAACGCCGGAGCATCCGTGTCGTCCCCTACGAAAGGCCGGAACAGGCGCATCTCCTTCTTCACCAGCGCACTCTTGTCGCGATGGGGAAACATCGGGTCGAGGTAGATCACCTGAGGCACTTCCTCCTGCCAGTCGGCCATGATGGAAATGGCGTTGCCCTGCAGCAGACGCATGCGCGCGACGATGGCCGCCACCTCGGCATCAGCGGCAGCCCGCTGCAGGCCATCCTCGAGCAGCGCGCCAATCAGCGGCTGGCGTTCGATCAGGCTGATCGTACATCCGAGGCTGGCCAGCACGAAGGCATCACGGCCGAGGCCAGCGGTGGCATCCAGCACCTGCGGGCGAATGCCCGGCTGAACGCCGACCGCCTTGGCGATCATCTGCCCGGTGCCGCCGCCGAACTGACGCCGGTGCGCGACCGCGCCCTCGACGAAATCCACCCGCACCGGCCCCGGCGCCTGGGGGCCAAGTTCGACCAGTTGCAAGCCAGCTTCGCCCAGTTGCAGCGCGAACTCGGCCTCCCCCTCCACCGGCAACCCGAGGCGCTGCGCCCACTGTTGTGCGGCCTCGTGCAGATGCGGGGCCAGGGCCTCCATGCGGATGCGCGCGGCGGGCTGTTTTTCACTCATTGCGGATCGTCCATCGATAACGGTAAAGGGCTCAATATGGGCCTTGATCGGCCGATAGCCTGTCTATGCGATAGTTTGCCAGAGCCAGCCGTCTGATGTTCGATGTCATCTCCCGTATTCCCGGTGATACCCGGGTCGCGTCTCAGAAAGCCGGCACACCCTCGAGTGCCAGCTCGGCGCTGTACGACCAGATTCTGCGCAGCGTGCTGCTGTCGATGGAGAGCCCTGCCAATAGCATGCTCCCGCTCCCCGCGCCGGCAGCAGCGGATGAGGCCCCGGTACAAGGCATTCGCACCCTCGAAGATGTGATGATGCAGCGCCAGTTCGTCTGCTCGGTGCACGACACCGACAGTGCCCTCACCCTTGATCAGCTGGCCCTGCAACCGCAGTCCCTGACAACGCTTGATGAAAGCGAACAGGGCAAGACCAACGAGTTGCTCACGGAATCACTGAATCCCTGGGAGCTGTTGCTTGGCCGTCTGACGCTGCAACAACGCCTGGCCGTCTGATCGCTCAGCGGCACATCCGAAATAGGCCCATATCCAGATGGAAATGGTCGCGATGAGCAGCGTTGTAGTCGGGCCCCAAGGTGGTGTTGAAGGTGGTGCAGGCAGCCTGCTGTACCTGACGCAGGAACAGCGATTTGTCATCGCTGCCGGGCCAGTCGCGCAGCACGCTGATACGGCTGCCATCGGCCAGGCGAAAACCGACGATATCCAGAGCATTGGCCGAAGCGTGCTGGCTACGCCGCTGACTGCCGGCGATGGTGCGGCAGGCGAAGCTGCCGACATGGTCGATCTGGGTGACGCGCTGGCCGAACACCTCCTGCGCCGCCGGCTGCAAACCATGCCGCTCGAACAGGGCGAATGCCGCCGCCACCGGGCAGGTGGCGATGAAACTGCTGCTCAAGCGCACATCGCTGCCCTGCACGCGTACCGTGTTGGTCAGCGGGCAATCAGCGCTGGGCGTGCTGTCGGCCAACGCCACATAGCGCAGCGACGAGGTATCCAACACCGTGCGGCACAGCGCCGGATCGTCCTGCAGACGACCGAGCTTGTAGCCGGTCAGCCAGTTTGGCGCATCACGCAGATCCAGCGGTGCCCATGGGTTCCAGCGTGGCGGTACGTCGATCCACTGCCGGTACAGCGCCAGCGGCCCACCCACGACAATCAGCAATAGCAACGCGAGCAGAAAATTACGCACGCTCAGCCACGAAACAGATCGTTGATACGGTCGAACGGCAGCGCCTGCTGCGCACCACGCAGGTCACCTGCGTCGGCAAGCTCTGTGGCGGCTTGCAGGAAGGCGCCATAAGCCACCCGCGCCAGATTGGAGCCGAGGCTCACGCGCTTGACGCCAAGCTCGGCCAATTCGTCCAGCGACAGGTTCAGACTTGGCGAGCCGACCAGCACGTTGACCGGCCTCGGCGCCACCGCCTGCACCACCGCGCTGATCTCCTCGCGCCGTGTCAGGCCCGGCGCATAAAGCACGTCGGCACCCGCCTCGGCGTAGGCCACCAGGCGGCGGATGGTGTCGTCCAGATCCGCGCGGCCGTGCAGATAGTTCTCTGCCCGCGCGGTCAGCGTGAAGGGAAAGCCCAGGCTACGAGCAGCGGCGACCGCGGCATGGATGCGCTCCACCGCCAGCTCGAACGCATAGATGGGCGCATCGGCGCGCCCCGTGGCGTCCTCGATGGAGCCACCAACCAGGCCGATTGCAGCCGCCAAACGCAAGGTCTCCGCGCAGTCCTGCGGGCTGTCGCCATAGCCGTTTTCCAGATCCGCGGCCACCGGCAGGGCCGTAGCGGCGACGATATCCCGCGCATTGGCCAGGGCTTCGTCACGGGATACCGCACCTTCGGCATCCCGTCGCCCCAGGGAAAACGCCAACCCGGCGCTGGTGGTGGCCAGCGCCTGGAAGCCAACGCTCGCCAGCATCTTCGCCGAGCCGGCATCCCAAGGGTTGGGCAGCACCAACAGGCCATCCTGCCGATGCAACTGGCTGAAGCGTTCGCCAAGGCGCTGTTGGGTGGACATGCTGAGACTCCCTGAAAACTGGCCGATGTGATCGGGTCAGTACGCAGGGTATCGGAGTTTTCCAGCGGGGGAGAAATTCACTGTTTTGTCAGTGTTGGGGAATGGCGGGCGCCTCAACCTTGCGGTCGCATGCCCTGAGACAAGCCCAATACCAACCAGAGCAGATTCTGACTGGCCTGCGCCTGAGCAGCCGAGGTGCGCTTGAGATCAGGGTTGGCGCAATAGCTACGCCCATGGCTGCTGACCACACCATGGCCAGGCTCATACCAGGAAGCAGCCGCTGCCACCGATACACTGAGCGCCGCTACGAGGAACAAACCTCGCGCTATTTCTAATCTCATGATTGCAACCTCTTGATGGCGCTGCAAACGCCGTCTGCTAACACTAGATCACGATAAGCAGTTGCAACTTTTCTCAAGACGAACGGTATACCGCCGTGGCGGTCGCCAGAAACTACAGATAAAAAAACCCCGCGGCAAGCGCGGGGTTTCTTGTTACTGCAGGTGCCGGGTGGCTTACATCATGCCGCCCATACCACCCATGCCGCCCATGTCTGGCATACCGCCGCCAGCTGGAGCGTCGTCCTTGATCTCGGCGATCATGGCTTCAGTGGTGATCATCAGGCTGGCGATCGAGGAAGCAGCTTGCAGTGCCGAACGGGTCACTTTGGCTGGATCCAGGATACCCATTTCGATCATGTCGCCGTATTCGCCGGTAGCAGCGTTGTAACCGAAGTTACCCGAACCCTGCTTGACCTTGTCGACTACAACGCTCGGCTCGTCGCCTGAGTTGGCAACGATCTGGCGCAGGGGCGCTTCAACAGCGCGACGCAGCAGAGCGATACCTACGTTCTGATCAGCGTTGTCGCCGCGCAGCTCGGAGATAGCCTGCAGGGAGCGAACCAGCGCCACGCCGCCGCCAGGTACCACGCCTTCTTCAACGGCCGCACGGGTTGCGTGCAGGGCGTCTTCAACGCGGGCTTTCTTCTCTTTCATTTCAACTTCGGAACCGGCACCGACCTTGATCACTGCAACGCCGCCCGACAGTTTGGCCAGACGCTCTTGCAGTTTTTCTTTGTCGTAATCCGAGCTGGTGTCGCCAATCTGCTGACGAATCTGCGAGATACGACCGTCGATGTCGCTCTTAACACCAGCACCATCGATGATGGTGGTGTTTTCTTTGTTCAGAATGACGCGTTTGGCATTACCCAGGTGTTCCAGGGTAGTAGTTTCCAGGCTCAGGCCGATCTCTTCCGAGATAACGGTACCGCCAGTCAGAACAGCGATGTCCTGCAGCATGGACTTGCGACGATCACCAAAACCTGGAGCCTTAACGGCTGCAACTTTGACGATGCCACGCATGTTGTTCACAACCAGAGTCGCCAGGGCTTCGCCTTCAACGTCTTCAGCCACGATCAACAGCGGACGGCCAGCTTTGGCCACCGCTTCCAGAACTGGCAGCAGTTCGCGGATGTTGGAGATCTTCTTGTCAACCAGCAGCAGCAGCGGGCTGTCCAGCTCGGCAACCATGGTGTCCGGCTTGTTGATGAAGTACGGAGACAGGTAGCCACGGTCGAACTGCATGCCTTCAACAACCGACAGTTCGTTTTCCAGGCCAGTGCCTTCTTCAACGGTGATGACACCGTCTTTGGTCACTTTTTCCATGGCTTCGGCAATGATCTCGCCGATGGAATGGTCGGAGTTCGCGGAGATAGTACCTACCTGAGCGATAGCCTTGGTGTCGGTGCACGGCTTGGACAGCTTCTTCAGCTCAGCAACGATGGCAATGGTCGCCTTGTCGATGCCGCGCTTGAGATCCATCGGGTTCATGCCAGCAGCGACGGCTTTCAGGCCTTCGTTGACGATAGCCTGAGCCAGAACGGTTGCGGTGGTAGTACCGTCACCGGCGTCATCGTTGGCACGGGAAGCAACGTCTTTGACCAGCTGCGCGCCCATGTTTTCAAAACGGTCTTTCAGTTCGATTTCTTTAGCAACCGAAACACCGTCTTTGGTGATCAGAGGAGCGCCGAAGCTCTTCTCGATAATCACGTTACGGCCTTTTGGCCCCAGCGTTGCTTTTACTGCGTCAGCCAGGACGTTGACACCGGCGAGCATTTTTTTACGGCCAGAGTCGCCGAATTTAACTTCTTTAGCAGCCATGGAAATTGATCCTCAATTCTTGACGGTTAAACGGAGATTCGCGGGAAATCAGGCTTCGACAACAGCGAGGATTTCGTTCTCGCTCATCACCAGCAGGTCTTCGCCGTCGACTTTGACAGTGTTGCTACCCGAGTACGGGCCGAAAACCACTTTGTCACCGACCTTGACGGCCAGTGCACGGACTTCACCGCTATCCAGAACGCGGCCAGTGCCAACAGCAACGATTTCGCCCTGATTCGGCTTTTCAGCGGCCGAGCCCGGCAGCACGATACCGCCAGCAGTTTTGGTTTCTTCTTCGCTGCGACGGATCACGACGCGGTCATGCAAAGGACGAAGCTTCATTGTCGATCTCTCCCAATAGTTGTTGATTACAACCGGTGTTCTCACCGGCAGGATCATGGCGTTGCGTACTGCACGTAACGCCGAAATATGTTCCAGCGCAGAAACGCTGAAAAACCTTGCGGTGACCGCTACATAAGGTCGAACAAGAGCAATTCAAGGGTGCGGGGTGAAATTTTTTCCCATCGGGGTAGCGAAAACCGCCCCCGCGAAAACAGCGAACCCCGAACTGGCGTGGCCAGATCGGGGTTCTATTACGGCTAAAACGAGACCGGTCAATCGCGGCGCTCGTACTCGCCCTCGAGTACGTTCGGACGATTTGCGCCAGAACCAGGCTGACCATTGCGCGCGGCCAGATCGTCAGCGAAGGCACGCTGACGCTCGGCCTGCTCGGCGGCACGACGGCGCACGCGTTCGACCAGCTTGCGACGGGTGAAAGGCAGCAGACACAGCAGGCCGATAACGTCGCTGATGAACCCCGGCAGCAGCAACAGACCACCACCTACGGCCATCATCAGCCCCTGCAGGACTTCCTGATCCGGCATTTCGCCACGGGCTAGTCTTTCGCGGGCACGCCAGGCAGTGGTGATGCCGGCGATACGCAGCATCAGGCCACCGAAGATCGACGTAGCGATCACCAGGGCAATGGTCGGCAGTACGCCAATCGCACTACCCACCGAAATAAGTACTGCCAGTTCCAGGATTGGGAACAGCAGGAACAAGAACATGAAAATGCGCATCGCGGTTTCCTTGGCGGAAGAACGACTTCCAGTAGGAGGTAAGTATGGGGTGTTGCGCTTAATTCAAGCTGAAGCCTGAAATTGCTTTGGCCATGCATCGGCCCGCGCCAGGCGCACCAAGGCTTCGCGCACCTCCCCAGCAGTGTTACAGGATATTGGAAAGGCCAACCAGTACAGGCTCTGACCGATACGCAGGTGAAACCCTTCACTGTCGATAC
Coding sequences:
- a CDS encoding class I SAM-dependent methyltransferase, which encodes MEALAPHLHEAAQQWAQRLGLPVEGEAEFALQLGEAGLQLVELGPQAPGPVRVDFVEGAVAHRRQFGGGTGQMIAKAVGVQPGIRPQVLDATAGLGRDAFVLASLGCTISLIERQPLIGALLEDGLQRAAADAEVAAIVARMRLLQGNAISIMADWQEEVPQVIYLDPMFPHRDKSALVKKEMRLFRPFVGDDTDAPALLEAALKLASHRVVVKRPRKAPVIEGAKPGYALEGKSSRYDIYPLKKLTP
- a CDS encoding extensin-like domain-containing protein; translated protein: MSVRNFLLALLLLIVVGGPLALYRQWIDVPPRWNPWAPLDLRDAPNWLTGYKLGRLQDDPALCRTVLDTSSLRYVALADSTPSADCPLTNTVRVQGSDVRLSSSFIATCPVAAAFALFERHGLQPAAQEVFGQRVTQIDHVGSFACRTIAGSQRRSQHASANALDIVGFRLADGSRISVLRDWPGSDDKSLFLRQVQQAACTTFNTTLGPDYNAAHRDHFHLDMGLFRMCR
- a CDS encoding isocitrate lyase/PEP mutase family protein, encoding MSTQQRLGERFSQLHRQDGLLVLPNPWDAGSAKMLASVGFQALATTSAGLAFSLGRRDAEGAVSRDEALANARDIVAATALPVAADLENGYGDSPQDCAETLRLAAAIGLVGGSIEDATGRADAPIYAFELAVERIHAAVAAARSLGFPFTLTARAENYLHGRADLDDTIRRLVAYAEAGADVLYAPGLTRREEISAVVQAVAPRPVNVLVGSPSLNLSLDELAELGVKRVSLGSNLARVAYGAFLQAATELADAGDLRGAQQALPFDRINDLFRG
- the groL gene encoding chaperonin GroEL (60 kDa chaperone family; promotes refolding of misfolded polypeptides especially under stressful conditions; forms two stacked rings of heptamers to form a barrel-shaped 14mer; ends can be capped by GroES; misfolded proteins enter the barrel where they are refolded when GroES binds), with protein sequence MAAKEVKFGDSGRKKMLAGVNVLADAVKATLGPKGRNVIIEKSFGAPLITKDGVSVAKEIELKDRFENMGAQLVKDVASRANDDAGDGTTTATVLAQAIVNEGLKAVAAGMNPMDLKRGIDKATIAIVAELKKLSKPCTDTKAIAQVGTISANSDHSIGEIIAEAMEKVTKDGVITVEEGTGLENELSVVEGMQFDRGYLSPYFINKPDTMVAELDSPLLLLVDKKISNIRELLPVLEAVAKAGRPLLIVAEDVEGEALATLVVNNMRGIVKVAAVKAPGFGDRRKSMLQDIAVLTGGTVISEEIGLSLETTTLEHLGNAKRVILNKENTTIIDGAGVKSDIDGRISQIRQQIGDTSSDYDKEKLQERLAKLSGGVAVIKVGAGSEVEMKEKKARVEDALHATRAAVEEGVVPGGGVALVRSLQAISELRGDNADQNVGIALLRRAVEAPLRQIVANSGDEPSVVVDKVKQGSGNFGYNAATGEYGDMIEMGILDPAKVTRSALQAASSIASLMITTEAMIAEIKDDAPAGGGMPDMGGMGGMGGMM
- a CDS encoding co-chaperone GroES, with protein sequence MKLRPLHDRVVIRRSEEETKTAGGIVLPGSAAEKPNQGEIVAVGTGRVLDSGEVRALAVKVGDKVVFGPYSGSNTVKVDGEDLLVMSENEILAVVEA
- a CDS encoding FxsA family protein, yielding MRIFMFLFLLFPILELAVLISVGSAIGVLPTIALVIATSIFGGLMLRIAGITTAWRARERLARGEMPDQEVLQGLMMAVGGGLLLLPGFISDVIGLLCLLPFTRRKLVERVRRRAAEQAERQRAFADDLAARNGQPGSGANRPNVLEGEYERRD